A stretch of Malus sylvestris chromosome 11, drMalSylv7.2, whole genome shotgun sequence DNA encodes these proteins:
- the LOC126591096 gene encoding uncharacterized protein LOC126591096, translating to MPTTDNGSIKDDALSQALGPEHRGRLRGGGYGVTPSRYDAQTYASMSNRELRDRLQNVEGKLREVFDLVLAKQQNEGNGKETNTNDAIQVSTNRPQSQGGCIDLQRTKNGVKQVPNSSYQVSRSSPHLQCNKKSAPEANDGSRHTSKASSQIQCDRRSAHEADDASRQASKASSQRSSPNIERDNIKRKEGSKATSQLQPVGILRGSSCKLLNWLGNGQVVATGEIESTNPEAKVHHMVLGPNCWKVWVTVVRVENISLYRPTSEFRVLEDAVSSTIAWPSKYVRVGE from the exons ATGCCAACAACAGACAATGGTTCTATAAAAGATGATGCCTTATCACAAGCACTTGGACCTGAACATCGAGGTCGACTTCGTGGAGGTGGTTATGGGGTTACACCTTCTAGATATGATGCCCAAACATATGCCAGCATGAGTAATCGAGAGCTTAGAGACCGACTACAAAATGTCGAAGGAAAATTGCGGGAAGTGTTTGATCTTGTGTTGGCTAAACAACAAAATGAG GGAAATGGTAAAGAAACTAATACCAATGATGCAATTCAAGTCTCCACAAATAGGCCTCAG TCACAGGGAGGCTGTATAGATCTCCAAAGAACTAAGAATGGTGTAAAACAGGTTCCCAATTCCAGTTACCAGGTTTCCAGATCATCTCCCCAT TTACAATGTAATAAGAAAAGTGCACCAGAGGCTAATGATGGTTCTAGACACACTTCAAAAGCTAGTTCTCAG aTACAATGTGATAGAAGAAGTGCACACGAAGCTGATGATGCTTCTAGACAAGCTTCCAAAGCCAGTTCCCAG AGAAGTAGTCCAAACATAGAAAGAGACAACATTAAGAGAAAAGAAGGTTCTAAAGCCACTTCTCAG TTACAACCTGTTGGTATTTTACGAGGGTCTTCATGCAAGTTACTAAATTGGCTCGGAAATGGACAAGTTGTTGCAACTGGAGAAATAGAATCAACAAATCCTGAGGCGAAAGTTCATCACATGGTGCTTGGTCCTAATTGCTGGAAAGTTTGGGTAACTGTTGTCAGAGTGGAGAATATATCTTTGTACCGCCCTACAAGTGAATTTCGTGTCCTTGAGGATGCTGTGTCTAGTACAATTGCCTGGCCATCAAAGTACGTCCGAGTTGGGGAGTAA
- the LOC126591343 gene encoding TIR-only protein-like yields MNRSSAISLKHNLFSFQKQTQLAKRATKSCDVFLNHRGIDTKRTIVSLLYDHLSRLNLRPFLDNRTMRPGDKLFDKIDSAIRGCKVGVAVFSPRYCDSYFCLYELALIMESNKKVIPIFCDIKPSQLRVVDNGQCPPEKLQSFRLAIQEARNTVGLTYNSSKGNMADVVTTAADIVINSLRETEN; encoded by the exons ATGAATCGTTCATCAGCCATTAGCTTGAAGCACAATCTTTTCAGCTTCCAAAAGCAAACCCAATTGGCCAAACGCGCCACGAAATCTTGCGATGTGTTTCTTAACCATAGAGGAATCGACACAAAGAGAACAATCGTCTCTTTGCTTTACGACCATCTTTCTCGACTCAACTTGCGCCCTTTCTTAGATAATAGGACCATGAGGCCTGGAGATAAACTGTTTGATAAAATTGATAGTGCAATAAGGGGCTGCAAGGTTGGTGTTGCTGTGTTTTCGCCTCGCTATTGTGACTCGTATTTTTGCCTTTATGAACTGGCCCTAATCATGGAGTCCAATAAGAAGGTCATTCCTATATTCTGTGACATCAAGCCCTCTCAGCTTCGTGTCGTGGACAATGGGCAATGTCCGCCGGAGAAGCTACAAAGTTTTAGGTTGGCtattcaagaggctaggaataccGTAGGGTTGACATACAACTCCTCAAAAGG GAACATGGCAGATGTTGTAACAACTGCTGCAGACATTGTAATCAACAGCCTGAGGGAGACTGAGAACTAA